A segment of the Candidatus Neomarinimicrobiota bacterium genome:
ATGTCACAAATTGGAAAAATGAACACCCTCTATGTATTAAGGGAAGTTGATTTTGGAGTATATCTGGATGGTGAGGAGTTGGGAGATATCCTGCTTCCCAAACGTCAAGTTCCCGATGGAACAAAAATCGATGACCAGATCGAGGTTTTTATTTATTTCGACTCTGCTGATATGATCATCGCTTCCACTCAGAAACCAATAACCCAGGTGAATGAATTCGCTCTCTTAAAAGTTGTAGACAACAATGATATGGGTGCTTTCATGGACTGGGGTTTGCCAAAAGATCTATTGGTGCCTTTCCGGGAGCAAAAACACAAACTGCTTAAAAATCGCCACTATGTCGTACATACCTACCTGGATAACGTCAGCCAGCGTATAGTAGCCAGTACCAAGTTGGATAAATTCTTACTCAAAGAAACACCAGACTATACAGCGGGCGATAAAGTAGATCTATTTATCGTTAGTCTGACTGACCTGGGCTATAAAGCTATCATCGAAAACGAATATTG
Coding sequences within it:
- a CDS encoding S1-like domain-containing RNA-binding protein, translating into MSQIGKMNTLYVLREVDFGVYLDGEELGDILLPKRQVPDGTKIDDQIEVFIYFDSADMIIASTQKPITQVNEFALLKVVDNNDMGAFMDWGLPKDLLVPFREQKHKLLKNRHYVVHTYLDNVSQRIVASTKLDKFLLKETPDYTAGDKVDLFIVSLTDLGYKAIIENEYWGLLFKDEVFTPLEQGQRLQGYIKQVRPDGKIDISLQKPGQPERLHVDASSQKIIDTLKAHAGFLPLTDKSPPDLIYREFGISKKVFKRSIGGLYKKRLIKLEPGGIRLNE